In one Buchnera aphidicola (Uroleucon sonchi) genomic region, the following are encoded:
- a CDS encoding TerC family protein: protein MEFFLAPSTWAGLLTLVILEVVLGIDNLIFVAILSEKLPPNQRDKARLIGLGLALIMRLALLSLISWVATLNSPIIHNRFFALSIRDIILLCGGFFLLFKTTIELHERLENNGHENSENKNYASFWPVVIQIVILDAVFSLDAIITAVGMINDLLIMMMAVIIATILMSFASKKLTSFVNLHQTVVVLCLSFLLMIGFSLVTEALKFCIPKGYLYAAIGFSILIEIFNQIASHNFMKNQSRRPMRQRAAEAILRLMTKEKNKNNNANNTIPHNKKEITSSTYNSDKEAFKEEERYMINSVLTLAGRSIRSIMTPRNNISWVNTEKNIDEIRIQLLDTPHSLFPVCKGELDEIIGIVRAKELLIAIEKKIDVYTFAKTIPPIIIPDTLDPIDLLGVLRRSQGSFVIVSNEFGVVQGLITPLDVLEAIAGEFPDADETPDIIYENNSWLVKGETDLHSLQQLLHTEKLIQEKNYASLGGLLIAQKGQLPIPGEVIYIDPFYFHIIKATEYRIDLVRIIKNKDMH from the coding sequence ATGGAGTTTTTTTTAGCCCCATCAACTTGGGCTGGATTATTAACACTAGTTATCTTAGAAGTAGTATTAGGAATTGATAATTTAATATTTGTAGCAATTTTATCAGAAAAATTACCTCCTAATCAAAGAGATAAAGCGCGTTTAATTGGTTTAGGATTAGCTTTAATTATGCGTTTAGCACTACTATCATTAATATCTTGGGTAGCTACTCTTAATTCTCCTATTATTCATAATAGATTTTTTGCCTTATCAATACGTGATATCATTCTTTTATGTGGTGGTTTTTTTTTATTATTTAAAACTACAATTGAACTACATGAAAGATTAGAAAATAATGGTCATGAAAATTCAGAAAATAAAAATTATGCAAGTTTTTGGCCTGTAGTAATACAGATAGTTATATTAGATGCAGTGTTTTCTTTAGATGCAATTATAACAGCCGTAGGAATGATTAATGACTTATTAATTATGATGATGGCAGTGATTATAGCAACAATACTTATGTCGTTTGCATCTAAAAAACTAACTAGTTTTGTTAATCTACATCAAACAGTAGTTGTTTTATGTCTCAGCTTTTTACTGATGATAGGTTTTAGTTTAGTTACAGAAGCATTAAAATTTTGTATTCCAAAAGGATATTTATATGCTGCAATAGGATTTTCTATATTAATTGAAATTTTTAATCAAATTGCAAGTCATAATTTTATGAAAAATCAATCTAGACGACCTATGAGACAAAGAGCAGCAGAAGCTATTCTGCGTTTAATGACTAAAGAAAAAAATAAAAACAACAACGCTAATAATACAATACCACATAATAAAAAAGAAATTACTTCTTCTACATATAATTCAGATAAAGAAGCATTTAAGGAAGAAGAAAGATACATGATTAATAGTGTACTTACATTAGCTGGTCGTTCTATTAGAAGTATTATGACGCCGAGAAATAATATTTCTTGGGTAAATACAGAAAAAAATATTGATGAAATTCGTATACAATTATTAGATACTCCTCATAGTTTATTTCCAGTATGCAAAGGAGAATTAGATGAAATAATAGGTATTGTACGTGCTAAAGAGTTATTAATTGCTATTGAAAAAAAAATAGATGTATATACTTTTGCAAAAACAATTCCTCCTATTATCATACCAGATACACTTGATCCAATTGATCTTTTAGGTGTGTTACGCCGCTCCCAAGGAAGTTTTGTAATTGTGAGTAATGAATTTGGTGTTGTACAAGGATTAATTACTCCATTAGATGTCTTAGAGGCAATAGCAGGAGAATTTCCAGATGCCGATGAAACACCTGATATTATATATGAAAATAATAGCTGGTTAGTAAAAGGTGAAACAGATTTACATTCTTTACAACAACTACTACATACTGAAAAATTAATTCAAGAAAAAAATTATGCTTCCTTAGGAGGATTATTAATTGCTCAAAAAGGCCAATTACCTATCCCTGGAGAAGTAATTTATATTGATCCTTTTTATTTTCATATTATTAAAGCAACAGAATATCGAATTGATTTAGTAAGAATTATAAAAAATAAAGATATGCATTGA
- the murJ gene encoding murein biosynthesis integral membrane protein MurJ: MNLLKSLISISFMTFICRILGFIRDILIASMFGASIYTDAFFISFKIPNLLRRITESAFAQCFTPVFIEYKNHKNKKYIKNLISSISGFMICILLFIIISGMFCSQFIIKITAPGFSKQPDQLILSANLLIIMFPYILLISLSSLCAAILNSWNYFAIPALSPIFLNISLIFFSIFFNTFFYPSIIVLSWAVIIGGLIQLFYQFPFLYKINMLVMPKINFYHTGLLRILKKMGLAILGISANQISLVINTIFSSLLSAGSISWIYYADRLIEFPVSILGVSLSTILFTPLTQYFKKSIHLEYKQLLNWGFRIAFILSIPSALGLFVLAKPIIIVLFQYGKFTEFDVDMTAQVLKLYSFGLIAFVLVKVLTLSFYAREEMNIPIKISLLTLISIQLINPISIFYFKHAGLALSISISSWINVLLLFRELYVKNIIYFRLSEYVFLFHIIIATFVMLLILIFLLKIMPIWHIGSFFYKIIRLCFVIFIASFGYLFTLYILGIQWLHISYKKL, encoded by the coding sequence ATGAATCTTTTAAAATCTTTAATATCTATTAGTTTTATGACTTTCATATGTCGTATATTAGGTTTTATTCGTGATATTTTAATTGCTAGTATGTTTGGAGCATCTATTTACACTGATGCTTTTTTTATATCCTTCAAAATCCCTAATTTATTACGTCGTATTACTGAAAGTGCTTTTGCTCAATGCTTCACTCCGGTATTTATAGAGTACAAAAATCATAAAAATAAAAAATATATAAAAAATTTGATTTCTTCTATTTCTGGTTTTATGATTTGTATTCTGTTATTCATAATTATTTCAGGGATGTTTTGTTCTCAATTTATAATTAAGATCACTGCTCCAGGTTTTTCAAAACAACCTGATCAATTAATATTATCTGCAAATTTGTTAATAATCATGTTTCCTTACATTTTATTAATTTCTTTATCTTCATTATGTGCAGCAATTTTAAACAGTTGGAACTATTTCGCTATTCCAGCTTTATCTCCAATATTTTTAAATATTAGTTTGATTTTTTTTTCTATATTTTTTAATACTTTTTTTTACCCGTCAATTATTGTTTTATCATGGGCTGTAATTATAGGTGGTTTAATTCAATTGTTTTATCAATTTCCATTTTTATATAAAATTAATATGTTAGTGATGCCAAAAATAAATTTTTATCATACTGGTCTTTTAAGAATTTTAAAGAAAATGGGATTAGCTATTTTAGGAATATCTGCAAATCAAATATCTTTAGTAATTAATACTATTTTTAGTTCGTTATTAAGCGCAGGATCTATATCCTGGATATATTATGCTGATCGATTAATAGAATTTCCTGTTAGTATTTTAGGTGTATCATTAAGTACTATTTTATTTACTCCTCTGACTCAATACTTCAAAAAAAGTATACATTTAGAATATAAACAATTATTAAATTGGGGTTTTCGAATTGCTTTTATTTTATCTATTCCTAGTGCTTTAGGATTGTTTGTGTTAGCTAAACCTATAATTATAGTACTTTTTCAATATGGAAAATTTACAGAATTTGATGTTGATATGACAGCTCAGGTATTAAAATTATATTCTTTTGGTTTAATTGCTTTTGTTTTAGTAAAAGTTTTAACTTTATCTTTTTATGCTCGAGAAGAAATGAATATTCCAATAAAAATTTCATTATTAACACTTATATCAATTCAATTAATTAACCCAATTTCAATTTTTTACTTTAAACATGCTGGTCTTGCTTTATCTATTAGTATATCCAGTTGGATTAATGTTTTATTACTTTTTCGGGAGTTGTACGTAAAAAATATCATCTATTTTAGATTAAGTGAGTATGTTTTTCTATTTCATATCATTATTGCAACATTCGTGATGTTGTTAATTTTAATATTTTTATTAAAAATTATGCCAATTTGGCATATAGGATCTTTTTTTTATAAAATTATACGTTTATGTTTTGTAATTTTCATTGCTAGTTTTGGATATTTATTTACATTATATATTTTAGGAATACAGTGGTTGCACATTTCTTATAAAAAACTTTAA
- a CDS encoding flagellar biosynthesis protein FlgN, protein MKKLINILKKIEKILCSIEILLNRENIILLNISNNIHLLESIIKKKEKLFKEYFIANQEKLLFEKKNSIFLPYKDEELNHYIKQINKKCILLRNLNRQNKIIMNKNFYLNQKFLELFGVHEISIINNTNIDLKI, encoded by the coding sequence ATGAAAAAATTAATAAACATTCTAAAAAAAATAGAAAAGATTTTATGTTCAATAGAAATATTATTAAATAGAGAAAATATTATTTTATTAAATATCAGTAATAATATTCATCTTTTAGAATCTATTATAAAAAAAAAAGAAAAGTTATTTAAAGAGTATTTTATTGCAAATCAAGAAAAATTATTGTTTGAAAAAAAAAATTCTATTTTTTTACCGTATAAAGATGAAGAATTAAATCATTATATTAAACAGATAAATAAAAAATGTATTTTATTAAGAAATTTAAATCGTCAAAATAAAATTATAATGAATAAAAACTTTTATTTAAATCAAAAATTTTTAGAATTATTTGGCGTTCATGAAATATCTATAATTAATAATACAAACATTGACTTAAAGATTTAA
- the flgB gene encoding flagellar basal body rod protein FlgB, which produces MFDKINHIFDFSQQALNVYAKRQEILSSNIANADTPGYKAIDIDFKNEFNKILKKRKNHTLLINLDRTSPNHLHAKSENNFYLETLPVFTNQIKKDGNTVNMDRERIEFLNNSLKYQANLIFLKNQIKNMIYVIKG; this is translated from the coding sequence ATGTTCGATAAAATCAATCACATATTTGATTTTAGTCAACAAGCATTAAATGTATATGCTAAAAGACAAGAAATTTTATCTTCGAATATTGCTAATGCTGATACACCTGGATATAAAGCGATAGATATTGATTTTAAAAATGAATTTAATAAAATACTCAAAAAACGTAAAAATCATACATTGTTGATTAATTTAGACAGAACGTCTCCTAATCACTTACATGCTAAATCTGAAAATAATTTTTATTTAGAAACATTGCCTGTATTTACTAATCAAATTAAAAAAGATGGTAATACAGTTAATATGGATCGAGAAAGAATTGAATTTCTTAATAACAGCTTAAAATATCAAGCTAATTTAATTTTTTTAAAAAATCAAATTAAAAATATGATATATGTTATAAAAGGATAA
- a CDS encoding flagellar hook assembly protein FlgD has product MITYQTINNHFIQQNHTILPNNSTDSSNPLNLQKNFLTLLIAQIQNQDPTNPIKNTELTSQLAQINIASGIEKLNNSVNQVSNQINNSQKIQLTSLIGRHIMIPNNQIIHTKDIPTKFGIELISHATLIKVNILDHNNNILYEKTIKNKEPGIYTFSWDGKDLHNNIMTTGKYYISVTATNNNKIVPVESLSESVVHNIITSSSDPIIDLGPEGNIKPFDIRAILE; this is encoded by the coding sequence ATGATCACTTATCAAACTATAAATAATCATTTTATACAACAAAATCATACTATTCTTCCAAACAATTCAACAGATTCATCTAATCCATTGAATTTACAAAAAAATTTTTTAACTTTATTAATTGCTCAAATTCAAAATCAAGATCCTACCAATCCTATTAAAAATACTGAATTAACATCACAATTAGCACAAATTAATATAGCCAGTGGTATAGAAAAATTAAATAATTCTGTAAATCAAGTATCAAACCAAATTAATAATAGTCAAAAAATTCAATTGACTTCATTAATTGGACGTCACATCATGATACCTAATAATCAAATTATACATACTAAAGATATTCCAACAAAATTTGGAATAGAATTAATTAGTCATGCTACTTTAATTAAAGTAAATATTTTAGATCATAATAACAACATTTTATATGAAAAAACGATAAAAAATAAAGAACCAGGAATATATACTTTTTCATGGGACGGAAAAGATCTACATAATAATATTATGACAACTGGAAAATACTATATTTCCGTAACAGCTACAAATAATAATAAAATAGTTCCGGTGGAAAGTTTGTCAGAATCAGTAGTACATAACATTATCACATCTTCTTCGGATCCTATAATTGATTTAGGACCAGAAGGAAATATAAAACCATTTGATATTCGAGCAATTCTTGAATAA
- a CDS encoding OmpA family protein: MKKKACAIIFFLLTSLVTSVCAEENNQNRWYMGAKMGWSNINPFKNYINTAQTSNTNDLQETLSAPILGMFLGYQFNPYMSLEIENNANGFFYDIFQKNQNNIRSNTIQIATKLSYPILEEFNLYTKLGGGILSQNLTSKSTFTNMFTKDSALLPSISIGAEYIFNDYLITRLDYNWKNSFKNILNSSVKPYLGDAIFSIGWKFGKSDINDIFSSYDPEVLNTQYSTINENIKFAFNSTKLQPSAYDKLNKLHEDIKKMKLKNISIILLGHTDKIGNQKYNQKLSEDRAYSIKNYLTSKGFSRDMIIVRGAGSLYPLTDQVCNDIEDKSLLISCLAPDRRVEIEVLSNVE, translated from the coding sequence ATGAAAAAAAAAGCTTGTGCTATTATATTTTTTTTATTAACAAGCTTAGTTACCTCTGTTTGTGCTGAAGAAAATAATCAAAACAGATGGTATATGGGTGCCAAAATGGGATGGTCAAATATTAATCCTTTTAAAAATTATATAAATACTGCTCAAACTTCAAACACCAATGATTTACAAGAAACATTAAGTGCGCCAATTTTAGGTATGTTTTTAGGATATCAATTTAATCCGTATATGAGTCTAGAAATAGAGAATAATGCTAATGGATTTTTTTATGATATATTTCAAAAAAATCAAAATAATATTCGATCTAACACTATTCAAATAGCAACAAAATTATCATATCCAATTCTAGAAGAATTTAATTTATACACTAAACTAGGTGGAGGAATACTTTCCCAGAATCTTACATCTAAAAGTACTTTTACAAATATGTTTACTAAAGATTCAGCATTATTGCCGAGTATATCTATCGGAGCTGAATATATATTTAATGATTATTTAATTACTAGATTAGATTATAATTGGAAAAATAGCTTTAAAAATATTCTTAATTCTTCTGTTAAACCATATTTAGGAGATGCTATTTTTTCTATTGGTTGGAAGTTTGGTAAATCTGATATAAATGATATTTTTTCATCTTATGATCCTGAAGTATTAAATACACAATATAGTACAATCAATGAAAATATTAAATTTGCATTTAATAGCACAAAATTACAACCTAGCGCTTATGATAAATTAAATAAATTGCATGAAGATATTAAAAAGATGAAATTAAAAAATATTTCTATTATACTTTTAGGTCATACAGATAAAATAGGAAATCAAAAATATAATCAAAAATTATCTGAAGATCGTGCTTACAGTATAAAAAATTATTTAACATCTAAAGGTTTTTCTAGAGATATGATTATCGTAAGAGGAGCAGGTTCATTATACCCATTAACCGATCAGGTATGTAATGATATAGAAGATAAGTCTTTATTGATTAGTTGTTTAGCTCCCGATCGTCGTGTAGAAATTGAAGTTTTATCTAATGTTGAATAA
- the minE gene encoding cell division topological specificity factor MinE, giving the protein MALLDFFLSRNKNTANVAKERLQIIVAEQRKYDNEPDYLPQLKREILSVICKYVNIEPNMVTVQLEQNNKDISILELNIILPD; this is encoded by the coding sequence ATGGCTTTGTTAGATTTTTTTTTATCCCGGAACAAAAATACTGCTAATGTTGCTAAAGAAAGATTACAAATCATTGTTGCAGAACAAAGAAAATATGATAATGAACCGGATTATTTACCACAATTAAAAAGAGAAATATTATCTGTTATTTGTAAATATGTTAATATAGAACCAAATATGGTTACAGTGCAATTAGAACAAAACAATAAAGATATTTCTATATTAGAATTAAATATTATTTTGCCAGATTAA
- the flgC gene encoding flagellar basal body rod protein FlgC, which produces MSLLNIFNIAGSGMIAQSEKINVIASNLANIDSVTYKNGKFYPYIAKQVIFSSDNLENSNISGVKVSHIINSSNPMNIIYDPSSPMANNEGYVVKSNVNPITEMVNNISASRSYQANIEVLKTAKNMILKTLTIGE; this is translated from the coding sequence ATGTCTCTTTTAAATATATTTAACATTGCTGGATCAGGAATGATTGCTCAATCAGAAAAAATAAATGTTATTGCTAGTAATTTAGCTAATATAGACAGTGTAACTTATAAAAATGGAAAATTTTATCCTTATATTGCTAAACAAGTAATTTTTTCGTCAGATAATTTAGAAAATTCTAATATATCTGGAGTTAAAGTATCTCATATAATTAATAGTTCAAATCCCATGAACATAATATATGATCCGAGTAGTCCTATGGCAAATAATGAAGGATATGTTGTAAAATCAAATGTTAATCCTATTACAGAAATGGTCAACAATATTTCAGCATCAAGAAGCTATCAAGCTAATATAGAAGTATTAAAAACAGCAAAAAATATGATTCTAAAAACATTAACAATTGGAGAATAA
- a CDS encoding methyltransferase produces the protein MYYWPKDKSEAQFQFMDLISHLSINTEIFIVGNNCSGIRNVSRMFKKWIFLNKIDYARHSILFSGFLTKRTNFFLKDFYQTHIWNNLFIKSLPGVFGYKTIDAGSKLLASTFFPNSCYKEILDIGCGTGFLAVSVLNVLPNSIVSLIDDNVVALHCSQLTLNSNNFKGEVIRSNLYSNIFKKFDLIISNPPFHDDLKINFNIIEKIICNSRLYLKHSGELRFVTNRCFNYNLILKKYFKKFKILIKTNTYQVYQAFLN, from the coding sequence ATTTATTATTGGCCTAAAGATAAATCTGAAGCACAATTTCAATTCATGGACCTTATTTCTCATTTAAGTATAAATACTGAAATATTTATTGTTGGAAATAACTGTAGTGGCATTAGAAATGTTTCAAGAATGTTTAAAAAATGGATTTTTTTAAATAAAATAGATTATGCGAGACATTCTATTTTATTTTCAGGGTTTTTAACAAAAAGAACAAATTTTTTTTTAAAAGATTTTTATCAAACACATATATGGAATAATTTATTTATTAAATCATTGCCAGGTGTATTTGGATATAAAACAATCGATGCGGGAAGCAAATTACTTGCATCTACTTTTTTTCCAAACTCTTGTTATAAAGAAATATTAGATATTGGTTGTGGGACAGGGTTTCTAGCAGTATCTGTATTAAATGTTTTACCTAATTCTATTGTATCATTAATAGATGATAATGTTGTTGCATTACACTGTAGCCAACTAACATTAAATTCTAATAATTTTAAAGGAGAAGTAATACGAAGTAATTTATACTCAAATATTTTTAAAAAATTTGATTTAATTATCTCTAATCCACCATTTCATGATGATTTAAAAATTAATTTTAATATAATTGAAAAAATTATATGTAATTCTAGATTATATTTAAAACATTCAGGAGAATTAAGATTTGTCACAAATAGATGTTTTAATTATAATTTGATTTTAAAAAAATATTTTAAAAAATTTAAAATCTTAATCAAAACAAATACTTATCAAGTATATCAAGCTTTTTTAAACTAG
- the flgA gene encoding flagellar basal body P-ring formation chaperone FlgA, giving the protein MKTKIYFILFFVFISVNSLSASAKLLDSFVLSDKISNFLKKEKFFNHDNINVIIRTPLNKKIKFCQRPIFSILNNMHTIGLFDLLLTCNQSKYYLTVEVQSKGEYIVAHKYIRHGMIIKESDLKTLIGRLDNLPNHAYQKKQDIVGRVSVRDIFPLQIITSFMTRPIWLVHINQEVEIIIQGNNFTISTKAKALNNGAENDKIRVKTNFGKIINGIVNKDGKVIISL; this is encoded by the coding sequence ATGAAGACAAAAATATATTTTATTTTATTTTTCGTTTTTATATCAGTAAATTCTTTGTCCGCTTCGGCAAAGTTACTAGATTCTTTTGTTTTATCTGATAAGATAAGTAATTTTTTAAAAAAAGAAAAATTTTTTAATCATGATAATATTAATGTAATAATACGTACCCCATTAAATAAAAAAATTAAATTTTGTCAAAGACCTATTTTTTCTATTTTAAATAATATGCATACTATTGGACTATTTGATTTGTTACTAACTTGTAATCAATCAAAATATTACTTGACAGTAGAAGTTCAATCTAAAGGAGAATATATTGTTGCGCATAAGTATATACGCCATGGCATGATAATAAAAGAATCAGATTTAAAAACTTTAATAGGTCGTTTAGATAACTTACCTAATCATGCTTATCAAAAAAAACAAGATATTGTAGGTCGAGTGAGTGTACGTGATATTTTCCCATTACAAATCATTACGTCATTTATGACTCGTCCAATTTGGTTAGTTCATATTAATCAAGAGGTAGAAATTATTATTCAAGGTAATAATTTTACTATTTCAACAAAAGCAAAAGCATTAAACAATGGAGCTGAAAATGATAAAATACGTGTCAAAACAAACTTTGGGAAAATTATTAATGGTATTGTAAACAAAGATGGTAAAGTTATTATTTCTTTGTAA
- the minD gene encoding septum site-determining protein MinD, with translation MTRIIVVTSGKGGVGKTTSSAAIGTGLASKGKKTIVIDFDIGLRNLDLIMGCERRVVYDFINVIQGDASLNQAIIKDKKTKNLFILPASQTRDKDALTYIGVEKILNELIKMQFDFIICDSPAGIETGAILAIYFADEAIITTNPEISSVRDSDRILGIIASKSKRAKQNITPIKEYLLLTRYNPTRVKQGEMLSMTDILDILQVPIIGVIPEDASVLRASNQGESIILDRNSNAGCAYTDAVNRLLGEERQFRFIEEEKKSFLQRLFGR, from the coding sequence ATGACACGGATTATTGTAGTAACTTCAGGGAAAGGAGGTGTAGGTAAAACTACTTCAAGTGCCGCAATTGGAACTGGTTTAGCAAGCAAAGGGAAAAAAACCATTGTTATAGACTTTGATATAGGATTAAGAAATTTAGATTTAATAATGGGATGTGAACGTAGAGTTGTATATGATTTTATTAATGTTATTCAAGGTGATGCGTCTTTAAATCAAGCTATCATTAAAGATAAAAAAACTAAAAATTTATTTATTCTACCAGCATCACAAACCCGCGATAAAGATGCGTTAACATATATTGGAGTTGAAAAAATTTTAAATGAATTAATAAAAATGCAATTTGATTTTATTATTTGTGATTCACCAGCAGGTATTGAGACTGGCGCAATTTTAGCAATATATTTTGCAGATGAAGCTATTATTACTACTAATCCTGAAATATCTTCAGTACGAGATTCTGATCGAATTCTAGGTATCATTGCTTCTAAATCAAAAAGAGCTAAACAAAACATTACTCCTATTAAAGAATATCTTTTGTTAACACGATATAATCCGACTCGTGTTAAACAAGGAGAAATGTTAAGTATGACAGATATTTTAGATATTCTTCAAGTTCCTATAATTGGAGTTATTCCAGAAGATGCATCTGTTCTTCGCGCATCAAATCAAGGAGAATCGATAATATTAGATCGTAATTCTAATGCAGGTTGTGCTTATACTGACGCAGTTAATCGATTATTAGGGGAAGAACGTCAGTTTCGTTTTATTGAAGAAGAAAAAAAAAGTTTTTTACAACGTTTATTCGGGAGATAA
- the minC gene encoding septum site-determining protein MinC, which yields MEKKSIEIKGSNFTLLVLYLNNQNIDVINQSLYKKIQECPKFFKNAPVIVNVSGLCHTADWKKIKEIIISHGLLIIGVSGCQDKSILKQNIIDSKLPILSEKKTINLDLISHLSTHSKKNTQQERLNKIDKTHIIDSPVRSGQKIYAKHADLIVTNNVSAGAELVADGNIHIYGAVRGRVLAGASGDVTRKIFCTELFAELVSISGEYWLLDQIPVKFIGKSTQIYLKNKLLTINFLS from the coding sequence ATGGAAAAAAAATCTATTGAAATTAAAGGCAGTAATTTTACATTGTTAGTGTTATATTTAAATAATCAAAATATAGATGTAATTAATCAATCATTATATAAAAAAATTCAAGAATGTCCAAAATTTTTTAAAAACGCACCTGTCATTGTAAATGTTTCCGGTTTATGTCATACAGCAGATTGGAAGAAAATAAAAGAAATCATTATTTCTCATGGTTTATTGATTATAGGGGTTAGCGGTTGTCAAGATAAAAGTATATTAAAACAAAATATTATTGATTCAAAATTGCCTATTTTATCAGAAAAAAAAACAATTAATTTAGATTTAATTTCTCATTTATCGACACATTCAAAAAAAAATACACAACAAGAACGATTAAATAAAATAGACAAGACTCATATTATTGATAGCCCTGTACGTTCTGGTCAAAAAATTTATGCAAAACATGCTGACTTAATTGTAACTAATAATGTTAGTGCAGGAGCAGAATTAGTAGCAGATGGAAATATTCATATTTATGGAGCAGTACGTGGAAGAGTCCTTGCAGGAGCTAGTGGAGATGTAACAAGAAAAATATTTTGCACAGAATTATTTGCTGAATTAGTTTCAATATCTGGTGAATATTGGTTGTTAGATCAAATACCCGTTAAATTTATTGGGAAATCAACTCAAATTTACTTAAAAAATAAATTGTTAACTATAAATTTTCTCAGTTAA
- the tsaB gene encoding tRNA (adenosine(37)-N6)-threonylcarbamoyltransferase complex dimerization subunit type 1 TsaB, with protein sequence MSNIILSIDSSTDYCSIAIYKHKNIFFLKEKCKNQHTVTILPMLQKILLQMQIKFQDLNYIAFAKGPGYFTSIRIAASVAHSLAISLNIPIISVSTLAIMAEKAWRKYKKKNFNFNESN encoded by the coding sequence ATGTCTAATATTATTTTATCTATTGATAGTTCCACGGATTATTGTTCAATTGCTATTTATAAACATAAAAATATTTTCTTTTTAAAAGAAAAATGTAAAAATCAACATACTGTAACCATATTACCTATGCTTCAAAAAATATTACTTCAAATGCAAATAAAATTTCAAGATTTAAATTATATTGCTTTTGCAAAAGGGCCAGGTTATTTTACTAGTATACGTATTGCTGCTAGTGTTGCACATAGTTTAGCAATAAGCTTAAATATTCCGATTATTAGCGTATCTACTTTAGCTATTATGGCCGAAAAAGCTTGGAGAAAATATAAAAAAAAAAATTTTAATTTTAATGAAAGCAACTAA